A single Xenopus laevis strain J_2021 chromosome 3S, Xenopus_laevis_v10.1, whole genome shotgun sequence DNA region contains:
- the kiaa1549.S gene encoding UPF0606 protein KIAA1549 isoform X2 codes for MERGPRGAGLACFLLIAGIGLEIGRGAAGEDTKSWGPLPLNGSNMLEEVQNSSKTIAPDEEFPFPLSPEPVFFRSTITQSQDLLQTGSYANSIVPNSNTDVLVDQVIQDSTFHFQWTTSMASSHESSNSVVSDASPGLSSTVLYSSITRETGQSLVFLESSMNNPAFISPEHIVATSAVIAREASSYGEHLSVSSSLEECSSIFWTDTLSQSDIIEDTLGGSNAQPTTSLDAPVIQQTSKPIETISRDANFLTSGNALQSIFSIWQSSTKVITPSLYMSLSTIPLDSDGIDLSSSPLVTSGDKSLTAISSPTSNLAHEILDLSLNVASSKLQSGEQLESISIKPSAFGGDKFLTSMVPDLEVVEESTHEIFVSVFPSVPVTSLSSWQLESSVAPMDFSSLLDTSFMETPSSTLLQSLSREPEPYDLSVLGNTMAKSTFMDFSSLLDTSFMETPSSTLRQSLSRELEPYDLSVSGNTMAKSTFMDFSSLLDTRFMETPSSTLLQSLSREPEPYDLSVLGNTMAKSTFMDSTFYATDSLVLESPLASTADTYRTLTTLDQSLFETVNAIKDTASTNTESVMYFSETLFPLEESETFSYVFSSHRPVVSLLEPSSTLPSFSEEMPTSLFPMEFSEPSSIFSQGSSAVISTPELFFSSSALESSSLSTVDTMDFAPWQTSTPYLIASPTPFSISGGGENSSSVFSESSELWEATSSLQLESEFLYTSSFNGAISTLLPLSPVSDADTVVQSLYTSTFDYYTSSDLDTESLQTSLVTTFYLSSWMSMSVFDGNTVVTPESPLQTHELSVTPTINLSPTLSELSSLLESFGDMSILSSTTTLPLLSTESIQSTPSLLDTISDMPTLSIETTFILPPSLTVPSNLSMPYTVSEIPSTSYLLPTLSEAPTLTMSYTSDIPATLLLPTTWSEQLSLSILETSSYMSILPTTSLLTPSVQPPFTLSDISTTLLLSPTLNIETSLNVPDTSIFIETIPSSFVAPPTTSAPSILSMSFTATDISTISIPATPQVSPTMFVPPIVTVSSISSILTTLSISSAISLYPSTSLPINPGAPHTSSIILSPTRSSAATVAPTASTPNPPANTEVPSTVETVATEATTYTSPSPGPTKSPSTSVHPFTSPGPTKSPSTSVHPFTSPGPTKTPTSVHPFTSPAVFTTSAHLTTTRPPLVCDVSNPEPYLVKAVLARGASIDSVTESIKELLSKHFNHSVELEVYTLDPGFSFMATSGPYVYTSIAVENILSYSSLFMGLSLSILSLETANMGLDQRFQIQTVLQFVPQSVDIRLCTFSEQIQKGLSLAMYEVRKWRQESDNFTVQILNITSASRGAVWKAPVTVSYGVRDRSGFLNGSDVSDQLRNLSLVEFSFFLGFPVKQIAEPSLYPQLDVSPLLKDSWLRTVLLGVVEQQLRGETFQADIERKLAQLISEASSQMRRWKRASFAGSRTVQVVNVSRLDGSEDPVQLVYFVEDQFGKRLPAADVSSLINEVNVQRAAIILGYRVQGIVAQPLNQAQEADRQAQNLWIIVGVAVPVLVVTVIIVILYWKLCRTDKLDFQPDTMSNLQQRQKLQAPSVKGFDFAKQHLGQHSKEDVLVVHEPPPPILHGPLKDSTPSENGDFPTPKSKGSSKPPKVGRHRGRVTPSDAGSVASDGSSGKESAEETSPRPSAPPREAKVRSSAIGELPMFSSGTEQHSSASIFEHVDRISRSSEAGRRLPSKIQLIAMQPIAAPPMHGLSVAEREAEVNKINREIQTTLRHKSEIEHHRNKIRLRAKRKGHYEFPLADMVGITDTKERQRMYRKAQMQFDKILDPVSGMPTVFIEQRKSSRSRRSPKQRRRQQGSGSPPDADRDRLITTDSDGTYKRPPGVSNSAYVSDPDLPSDDPTPVADLGKYSSSPHRVPPPAQYVPPQPSIEEVRQTMQSLLDDAFALVAPSSQGVTVPVAGQAATSEQQPADSTSAHGGRGTKPWVYPPQQPSQRFPEYGIPPATAPSHLTRSPGFSSGFLPPAEVVPTESQQTEASYPARGLFPEDVSSLARPRPLGSTAGPAQIHHLTQVGIASRMGVPSTDLPSHRGGQQPALTPSWSSYYLQEETQRNVHSHSHGLQEYGVFPGNRGPARQSAATAHLQPSICYPSGSAEDLHPGHSSASLIKAIREELLRLSQKQAVVTSYHS; via the exons ACACCAAGTCTTGGGGCCCTTTGCCATTGAATGGAAGTAACATGTTAGAAGAAGTCCAAAACTCATCAAAGACTATAGCACCCGATGAAGAGTTCCCATTTCCCCTATCACCTGAACCTGTCTTCTTTAGATCTACCATCACCCAGTCACAAGATCTTTTACAAACTGGGAGTTATGCAAACTCGATTGTACCAAATTCCAACACTGATGTTTTGGTGGACCAAGTTATACAAGACTCAACCTTTCATTTTCAGTGGACCACATCTATGGCCTCCTCTCATGAATCATCTAATTCAGTGGTCTCAGATGCATCACCTGGACTGAGTTCTACAGTCCTTTATTCTTCAATCACCAGGGAAACGGGACAGTCCCTTGTATTTCTAGAGTCTAGTATGAACAATCCTGCCTTTATTTCTCCAGAACACATTGTGGCTACCTCTGCTGTGATTGCCCGTGAAGCATCTTCATATGGAGAACATTTATCAGTATCATCAAGTTTAGAAGAGTGCAGCtcaattttttggacagatacTTTGTCCCAGTCTGACATTATTGAAGATACACTTGGGGGTTCTAATGCACAGCCTACTACTTCTCTCGATGCCCCAGTTATTCAACAGACTAGCAAACCAATTGAAACCATTTCAAGGGATGCCAACTTCCTTACAAGTGGAAATGCTTTACAAAGtatattttcaatatggcagTCAAGTACAAAAGTTATTACCCCCAGCCTTTATATGTCTTTGTCAACCATTCCTCTTGACTCTGATGGTATTGATCTTTCTAGCAGTCCTCTGGTGACAAGCGGAGACAAAAGCCTCACAGCAATTTCTAGTCCTACTTCCAATCTAGCACATGAGATATTGGACCTTAGTTTGAATGTTGCTTCATCCAAGCTTCAGTCAGGGGAACAATTAGAAAGCATATCAATTAAACCATCAGCATTTGGTGGAGATAAATTTTTGACCAGCATGGTGCCAGATTTGGAGGTTGTAGAAGAGTCCACTCATGAAATCTTTGTCAGCGTCTTCCCATCAGTGCCGGTTACTTCATTGTCTTCTTGGCAGCTGGAGAGTTCAGTAGCTCCCATGGATTTCTCAAGCCTTTTAGATACCAGCTTTATGGAAACACCATCTTCCACCCTTCTACAGTCCCTTAGTAGAGAACCGGAACCATATGATTTGTCTGTACTTGGCAACACAATGGCCAAATCAACTTTTATGGATTTCTCAAGTCTTTTAGATACCAGCTTTATGGAAACACCATCTTCCACCCTTCGACAGTCCCTTAGTAGAGAACTGGAACCATATGATTTGTCTGTAAGTGGCAACACAATGGCCAAATCAACTTTTATGGATTTCTCAAGTCTTTTAGATACCAGGTTTATGGAAACACCATCTTCCACCCTTCTACAGTCCCTTAGTAGAGAACCGGAACCATATGATTTGTCTGTACTTGGCAACACAATGGCCAAATCAACTTTTATGGACTCAACCTTTTATGCCACTGACTCTTTGGTACTGGAATCACCCCTTGCCTCTACTGCTGATACATATAGGACTCTCACGACCCTTGACCAATCTCTTTTTGAAACTGTGAACGCAATAAAAGACACGGCATCCACCAATACTGAATCTGTTATGTATTTTAGTGAAACACTGTTTCCTTTGGAGGAATCTGAGACCTTTTCCTATGTGTTCTCTTCTCACCGGCCAGTGGTTTCTCTTCTTGAACCAAGCAGCACGTTGCCTTCATTTTCTGAAGAAATGCCTACATCGCTCTTTCCTATGGAATTTAGTGAACCGTCATCAATCTTTTCTCAGGGCTCATCTGCTGTGATTTCAACGCCGGAATTATTTTTCAGTAGCTCTGCGCTGGAGTCCAGTTCATTATCAACAGTGGACACTATGGATTTTGCACCTTGGCAAACCTCAACTCCTTACTTAATTGCCTCACCTACTCCATTTTCCATCAGTGGTGGGGGAGAGAACAGTTCAAGTGTCTTCTCAGAGTCTTCAGAGCTTTGGGAGGCAACATCCTCCTTACAGTTGGAGTCTGAGTTTCTGTATACCTCAAGTTTTAATGGTGCTATCTCCACATTGCTGCCTTTGTCCCCAGTTTCTGATGCAGATACCGTGGTGCAGTCGCTCTACACTTCCACCTTTGATTATTATACCAGCAGTGACCTGGATACAGAAAGTCTTCAGACATCTTTAGTAACAACATTTTATTTAAGTTCATGGATGTCCATGTCTGTATTTGATGGAAATACAGTTGTTACTCCAGAAAGCCCTTTGCAGACACATGAACTGAGTGTAACCCCAACAATAAACTTATCACCCACCTTAAGTGAACTTTCCAGCCTGTTAGAGAGCTTTGGTGATATGTCCATCTTGAGCTCAACAACCACCTTACCCTTGTTGTCCACAGAGAGTATACAGAGTACCCCAAGTCTTCTAGATACCATTAGTGATATGCCCACCCTAAGCATTGAAACCACCTTCATCTTACCACCTTCTTTGACTGTACCATCCAACCTGAGTATGCCATACACAGTTAGTGAGATTCCATCCACTTCATACTTACTACCCACATTGAGTGAGGCTCCTACTTTAACCATGTCATACACCAGTGATATACCAGCCACCTTACTGTTACCAACCACCTGGAGCGAACAACTCAGTCTGAGTATACTGGAAACATCCAGTTATATGTCCATCCTGCCAACAACTTCATTGTTAACACCAAGTGTACAGCCACCTTTCACTCTCAGTGATATATCAACCACCTTGCTATTGTCACCAACTCTGAATATAGAAACCAGCCTCAACGTGCCAGACACCTCCATTTTTATTGAAACCATTCCATCAAGCTTTGTCGCACCACCAACCACAAGTGCTCCCTCCATCTTAAGTATGTCATTTACGGCCACTGACATATCAACCATATCCATACCAGCTACTCCACAGGTGTCACCCACCATGTTTGTACCTCCCATTGTGACTGTGTCATCCATTTCAAGTATATTGACCACCCTAAGTATTTCTTCCGCTATCAGTTTGTATCCCAGCACTAGTTTGCCCATTAACCCTGGTGCTCCTCATACTTCAAGTATCATTCTTTCTCCGACCCGTAGCTCAGCTGCTACTGTGGCACCTACAGCTTCTACACCAAATCCACCTGCCAATACAGAGGTTCCTAGTACTGTAGAAACAGTCGCTACAGAAGCAACAACATATACAAGCCCATCTCCCGGGCCTACAAAAAGTCCTTCAACTTCTGTTCATCCCTTTACATCTCCGGGGCCTACAAAAAGTCCTTCAACTTCTGTTCATCCCTTTACATCTCCGGGGCCTACAAAAACTCCAACCTCTGTTCATCCCTTTACATCTCCGGCTGTATTCACAACATCCGCTCATCTGACCACGACCAGGCCACCACTCGTGTGCGATGTCTCTAATCCTGAACCGTATTTGGTTAAAGCAG ttctAGCCAGAGGTGCCAGCATAGACAGTGTAACAGAATCCATTAAGGAGCTACTATCTAAACACTTTAATCATTCAGTGGAGTTGGAG GTTTACACTCTGGATCCAGGGTTCTCCTTCATGGCCACCTCGGGGCCATATGTCTACACGTCAATAGCCGTTGAAAACATCCTGAGCTACAGCAGCCTCTTCATGGGACTCTCCCTGTCCATCCTTTCCCTAGAGACGGCAAATATGGGGCTTGACCAAAGATTCCAGATCCAGACTG ttctccagtttgtaccACAGTCAGTTGACATCCGACTTTGCACCTTTAGTGAACAGATACAGAAGGGACTAAGTCTAGCGATGTATGAAGTGAGAAAGTGGCGCCAGGAGTCTGATAACTTCACTGTGCAG ATACTGAACATTACTTCTGCCTCTCGGGGAGCAGTTTGGAAAGCGCCTGTGACTGTCTCTTATGGCGTCAGGGATCGAAGCGGTTTCCTAAATGGCTCTGATGTCAGCGACCAACTGCGGAACCTCAGCCTGGTGGAATTCAGTTTCTTCTTGGGGTTCCCTGTTAAACAGATCGCTGAAC CATCTCTGTACCCTCAGCTCGATGTGTCCCCTCTGCTCAAGGACTCCTGGCTGCGTACAG TTCTGCTGGGGGTGGTGGAACAGCAGCTTCGAGGTGAAACATTTCAGGCTGATATTGAGCGGAAACTGGCGCAGCTCATCAGCGAGGCGAGCTCCCAAATGCGCCGGTGGAAGAGAGCCAGCTTCGCAGGCAGCAGAACAGTGCAG GTTGTGAACGTCTCCAGGCTGGATGGTTCTGAGGACCCGGTGCAGTTAGTATATTTCGTAGAGGATCAGTTTGGGAAGCGCTTACCTGCTGCTGACGTGTCCAGCCTGATTAATGAGGTCAACGTCCAGCGGGCGGCCATTATTCTGGGGTACCGGGTGCAAGGCATTGTGGCTCAGC CCCTTAATCAAGCCCAAGAAGCCGACCGCCAGGCCCAGAACCTGTGGATCATCGTGGGAGTGGCGGTGCCGGTGTTGGTGGTGACGGTGATCATCGTTATCCTGTATTGGAAGTTGTGTAGGACGGACAAGTTGGATTTCCAGCCGGACACAATGAGTAACCTGCAGCAGCGGCAGAAG CTACAGGCCCCCAGCGTTAAGGGCTTTGACTTTGCTAAGCAGCACCTGGGGCAGCACAGTAAAGAGGACGTCCTTGTGGTCCATGAGCCTCCGCCTCCCATTCTGCACGGACCCCTCAAGGATTCCACCCCCTCGGAAAATGGGGATTTCCCAACCCCTAAGTCAAAGGGCTCGTCCAAACCCCCCAAAGTGGGGCGTCATCGGGGAAG GGTCACCCCGTCGGATGCAGGATCTGTTGCCAGCGATGGTTCTAGCGGTAAGGAGTCTGCTGAGGAAACATCACCCAGACCTTCTGCGCCTCCACGAGAAGCCAAAGTCCGCTCATCGGCCATTGGAG AGCTGCCCATGTTCAGCAGTGGCACCGAGCAACACTCCTCGGCCTCCATCTTTGAACACGTGGACAGGATCTCTCGCTCCTCGGAGGCCGGCCGCCGCCTCCCCAGCAAGATCCAACTCATCGCAATGCAGCCCATAGCCGCACCCCCCATGCACGGACTGTCTGTGGCCGAACGGGAAGCCGAGGTCAACAAGATCAACAGGGAG ATTCAGACCACTCTCAGGCACAAGTCAGAGATAGAGCATCACCGCAACAAGATCCGGCTCCGCGCCAAACGCAAAGGACATTATGAGTTCCCCTTGGCGGACATGGTGGGCATTACGGACACCAAGGAGCGGCAGCGCATGTACCGCAAAGCTCAGATGCAGTTCGATAAAATCCTGGATCCGGTCAGCGGGATGCCAACTGTCTTCATAGAGCAGCGGAAGAG CTCCCGGTCACGGCGCTCCCCCAAACAGAGGCGCAGACAGCAAGGATCTGGGAGCCCCCCGGATGCTGATCGAGATCGCTTAATTACTACTGATAGTGATGGGACCTACAAGCGACCCCCGGGGGTCAGCAACTCAGCTTATGTG TCTGACCCAGACCTTCCTTCCGATGACCCCACTCCAGTCGCCGACCTGGGGAAATACTCGAGCTCCCCCCATCGTGTTCCACCTCCCGCACAGTATGTTCCACCCCAGCCTTCCATTGAAGAAGTCCGACAAACAATGCAGTCCCTGCTGGATGATGCATTTGCACTGGTGGCCCCCAGCAGCCAAGGGGTTACGGTCCCAGTGGCCGGACAAGCTGCGACATCTGAGCAACAACCTGCAGACAGCACTTCAGCCCACGGCGGCCGAGGGACTAAACCCTGGGTCTATCCCCCTCAACAACCATCTCAG AGGTTCCCAGAATACGGGATCCCCCCGGCAACTGCCCCCAGCCATCTAACCAG AAGCCCTGGTTTTAGTTCAGGCTTCCTGCCCCCAGCAGAGGTGGTACCAACTGAATCTCAGCAGACTGAAGCCTCTTATCCTGCCAGAGGGCTGTTCCCAGAGGACGTCTCTTCTTTAGCAAGACCCCGGCCACTAGGGAGCACTGCAG GTCCTGCCCAGATTCACCATCTGACACAAGTTGGCATCGCTAGCAGAATGGGTGTGCCATCCACCGACCTACCATCTCACAGGGGTGGACAACAACCAGCATTAACTCCCAGCTGGTCATCCTATTATCTGCAAGAGGAGACTCAACGGAACGTACAT AGTCACTCACATGGACTGCAGGAATATGGAGTGTTCCCAGGCAACAGAGGTCCTGCCCGTCAGTCTGCGGCCACCGCTCATCTCCAACCCTCCATCTGTTACCCATCTGGCTCAGCAGAAGACCTTCACCCCGGCCACTCCTCAGCCTCCCTCATTAAGGCCATCCGGGAGGAACTCCTGCGCCTGTCCCAGAAACAAGCGGTGGTGACCAGTTACCACAGCTGA